A segment of the Anaerolineae bacterium genome:
GTTGACCGACCAAATGTCGGCGTACTCCCAAAAAGTACCCCCCAGGCTTGCTTCGCATCTGTCATCTGACTTGACCGACCATGGTTGGCGTTACTGCCGAAAGGTTCGCCTCAGGTATTGACTCACAAACAAAAATCTGCTATGATATTGTTTAATCATTAAACATTATACATTAGACAATTTTTCTGCCTTCTTAACGTTTTGTATCTCCTGATGAACGACGAGCGCGCCAAACTCGAACTGTTCAACCAGAGTTTTCCCCCTTACCAGGACAATCTGGTAATTTTAACTGCCAATCGGATACGCGAAATGATCGAGAGCCGGGCAATTCCGCCCGGCTCGCGTTTACCCAACGAACTCGAACTGGCTGAAGCCATGGGAGTTAGCCGGGGCACGGTGCGGGCAGCGCTGAGCTTGCTTCAACAACAGGGCTTGCTCTGGCGTCGTCAGGGAATCGGCACTTTCGTCTCCGAAACACCTCTCCTTGAAAATCGGCTGGATCTCAACTTTAGCTACACCGCGCTGATCGAATCACTTGGGCATCGCCCAGGTTGTCGTCTCCTTGATTGCCATACCGGATCCGCAGAAAGTGATTTTGCCAGTCGTCTGGAGGTGGAACCTGGGACGGCGGTGGTCTTCATCCGCCGCGTTCGCACCGCCGATGATCAACCCGTCGTAGCCTCATTAGACATCTTTCGCGCCAGCTTACTCAACCAGGGAAATGCTCAGCTCAATTTAGAGGACCTCAAAGACCTGCTCTGTCAAAAAATCTCTCTCTACCGAATCTTTGAAGAAGACCTTCATCAACCGATTGATTATGGCATCACCCATTTACGACCAATTGTTGCTGATGCGCAATTGATTCGTCAGTTCGAGTTGGAGATATCCAAAGGGTCGCCCATGTTATATATGGAACAACTGGACTATAGCCGCAACCGTGAACCCTTGTTACTCTCTTACGAGTACCATCTGGCTGAATACAGTACCTTTACGATTTTCCGCCGGCGCTAGATCTGTAGCTTCTCAAAATGAAGACTTTATTTTTTGACTCCCCTGCAAAAAGCCTGTCTCATCAGCAAACCTGTAAAGCACACAGAGGAATTTTGATGATGGGCTTTACCCTGTCAGCGCTCGTCAAAGTTCATATTTGCAGTGGACTCATTTCTGCTAAGGAAAAGGAGGTGCGCTGAATTTGATTTATTTCTAGGAAAACCTTCAATTAAAACCGAATCATGATCAAACCTTTATTTACATATGAAGCTTAAGGAGGCAGAAAGATGTACCGTCAGGCAACCATTTGGTTTTCCATCTTCATCATCGGGCCCTTAATCCTCGG
Coding sequences within it:
- a CDS encoding Transcriptional regulator, GntR family, giving the protein MNDERAKLELFNQSFPPYQDNLVILTANRIREMIESRAIPPGSRLPNELELAEAMGVSRGTVRAALSLLQQQGLLWRRQGIGTFVSETPLLENRLDLNFSYTALIESLGHRPGCRLLDCHTGSAESDFASRLEVEPGTAVVFIRRVRTADDQPVVASLDIFRASLLNQGNAQLNLEDLKDLLCQKISLYRIFEEDLHQPIDYGITHLRPIVADAQLIRQFELEISKGSPMLYMEQLDYSRNREPLLLSYEYHLAEYSTFTIFRRR